In Halanaeroarchaeum sp. HSR-CO, one DNA window encodes the following:
- the radB gene encoding DNA repair and recombination protein RadB has translation MTDTGLSTGCSALDELLGGGLERGTVTQLYGAPGAGKTNVALSAVVEAVADGGTAVFVDTEGLSVERFEQVLSARVDDVEAASSRVIVQAAHDFEEQTEAVRDVADFAERADVVVLDSATGFYRLKRTEDEESGDALREVANQVTHLLSLARRNDLVVVITNQVYSDPESDSDRVRPLGGHTLSHWTGTVVRLDRFRGGKRRATLEKHRSRPEGETAQFAITGSGIESAGPR, from the coding sequence GTGACCGACACCGGACTGTCGACGGGCTGTTCGGCCCTCGACGAACTCCTCGGCGGTGGACTGGAACGGGGCACCGTCACACAGCTGTACGGCGCTCCGGGCGCGGGGAAGACCAACGTCGCGCTGAGTGCCGTCGTCGAGGCCGTCGCCGACGGCGGTACGGCGGTGTTCGTCGACACCGAGGGGCTCTCGGTCGAACGCTTCGAACAGGTCCTCTCCGCCAGGGTCGACGACGTGGAGGCCGCCTCGTCCCGGGTCATCGTCCAGGCCGCCCACGACTTCGAGGAACAGACCGAGGCCGTCCGCGACGTCGCGGACTTCGCCGAGCGGGCGGACGTCGTCGTCCTCGACAGTGCGACTGGGTTCTACCGCCTGAAACGGACCGAGGACGAGGAGAGCGGCGACGCACTCCGGGAGGTCGCCAACCAGGTGACTCACCTGCTGTCGCTCGCTCGACGCAACGACCTCGTCGTCGTCATCACGAACCAGGTCTACAGCGACCCGGAGAGCGACTCGGACCGGGTCCGCCCGCTCGGCGGGCACACGCTCTCGCACTGGACGGGAACGGTCGTCCGTCTCGACCGGTTCCGCGGCGGGAAACGTCGGGCGACCCTCGAGAAACACCGCTCCCGTCCGGAGGGCGAGACGGCCCAGTTCGCCATCACGGGGTCGGGTATCGAGAGCGCCGGTCCCAGGTGA
- a CDS encoding CBS domain-containing protein: MDIADIAATDFVEVDAGQRLGKVRAVFEAENPKGIIVTDDGSYAGVITERQLLQSHVEDDAKASSLTNPAPKVDQHEDIRETARMLVEGNTKVAPVFDGEVLHGIITEDDILDAVLENLDALDVADIYSENPITISKGDTVGVVINRLREHGISRLPVVDERGLLTGVVTIHDVVDVVIRDMDKATTGDRAGEIDRILDIPVADVLTSPVETVTLEDSVQEAVEEMLENDFSGLIVTDAGNDRSVIGVVTKTDVLRALTFTEEERMDVQITNIDLLDAITRTEIREDIAAIADKYSEMQVHHAHVRFHQHKEKLRGTPLIQSQIRLRTNKGQAAGSGEGYGADNAFYVALDKLERNVLEMKGIQADAEYEGQLLRKLNEL, encoded by the coding sequence ATGGATATCGCCGATATCGCCGCTACGGACTTCGTCGAGGTCGACGCCGGACAACGTCTCGGGAAGGTTCGTGCCGTCTTCGAAGCCGAGAATCCCAAGGGTATCATCGTCACCGACGACGGCTCGTACGCCGGAGTGATCACCGAACGCCAGTTGCTCCAGTCGCACGTCGAGGACGACGCGAAGGCGTCCTCGTTGACGAACCCCGCCCCCAAGGTCGATCAGCACGAAGACATCCGCGAGACGGCCCGGATGCTCGTCGAGGGGAACACGAAGGTCGCGCCGGTGTTCGACGGCGAGGTGCTGCACGGAATCATCACCGAGGATGACATCCTCGACGCCGTCCTCGAGAATCTCGACGCCCTCGACGTCGCCGACATCTACTCCGAGAACCCCATCACCATCTCGAAGGGCGATACCGTCGGCGTCGTGATCAACCGCCTGCGCGAGCACGGTATCTCCCGACTCCCGGTCGTCGACGAACGAGGCCTGCTCACGGGCGTCGTGACCATCCACGACGTCGTCGACGTGGTCATCAGGGACATGGACAAGGCGACGACGGGCGACCGGGCCGGCGAGATCGATCGCATCCTGGATATCCCGGTGGCGGACGTCCTCACCAGTCCCGTCGAGACCGTCACCCTCGAGGACTCCGTCCAGGAGGCCGTCGAGGAGATGCTCGAGAACGACTTCTCCGGGCTCATCGTCACGGACGCCGGGAACGACCGCTCGGTCATCGGCGTCGTCACCAAGACGGACGTCCTCAGGGCGCTCACGTTCACCGAAGAGGAGCGTATGGACGTCCAGATCACCAACATCGACCTGCTCGATGCCATCACCCGGACCGAGATCCGCGAGGACATCGCGGCCATCGCCGACAAGTACAGCGAGATGCAGGTCCACCACGCCCACGTGCGATTCCACCAGCACAAGGAGAAGCTCCGCGGGACCCCGCTGATCCAGTCCCAGATCCGTCTCCGGACCAACAAGGGCCAGGCAGCTGGCTCGGGTGAGGGGTACGGCGCCGACAACGCCTTTTACGTCGCGCTGGACAAACTGGAGCGCAACGTCCTCGAGATGAAGGGCATCCAGGCCGACGCCGAGTACGAGGGGCAGTTGCTCCGCAAGCTCAACGAACTGTAG